A stretch of Candidatus Vicinibacter affinis DNA encodes these proteins:
- a CDS encoding IS4 family transposase, producing MIPKHIISNASLKYNADRYCKKFMAYDHLVTMLYTSLEKCTSIREVTTGLLACFHKLNHLGLRNVPRRSTLSDANSRRSSLFFQNVYHELYNYYYRNSPDSLEEKDVKKRLFLVDSTTISLFNEVMKGMGTHAFNGRKKGGAKAHMIVKAENMVPEFVQITEAIKNDKDIFPFLKLAPGAIVVLDKGYNSYAQFHKWDQEQVIWVTRMAETAYQVLVDSRPLSSDEKSLGVIADDVVNLGRPSNKSTQSICARRIGFKDLTSGKKFNFITNDMKFKASTVANIYKQRWQIELLFKRLKQNYPLQYFLGDSENAITIQIWCALITDLLLNIIKRVLKRNWSYSNLRGMIRLHLMNYINLIDFLNSPEDSLNNYKEKMLELEPNLFSSS from the coding sequence TTGATACCAAAGCATATCATAAGCAATGCCTCCCTAAAGTATAACGCAGATCGCTATTGCAAGAAGTTCATGGCCTATGATCATTTGGTTACTATGCTTTACACCAGCTTGGAAAAGTGCACCTCTATCCGAGAAGTTACTACAGGTTTACTGGCTTGTTTTCATAAACTTAACCATTTAGGTTTAAGGAATGTGCCGCGCAGAAGCACTTTGTCAGACGCCAATAGTCGTCGAAGTTCGTTATTCTTCCAAAATGTCTATCATGAACTTTATAATTATTATTATCGGAATTCCCCGGACAGCCTCGAGGAAAAAGATGTTAAAAAGAGATTGTTTTTAGTGGATTCTACAACAATTAGCTTGTTTAATGAGGTGATGAAAGGGATGGGAACGCATGCCTTCAATGGAAGAAAAAAGGGAGGTGCAAAAGCACATATGATAGTCAAGGCCGAGAACATGGTTCCCGAGTTTGTACAAATTACCGAAGCAATTAAAAACGACAAGGATATTTTTCCCTTTTTAAAGCTAGCTCCAGGAGCCATAGTGGTCTTAGATAAAGGTTATAATAGCTATGCACAATTTCATAAATGGGATCAGGAACAGGTCATATGGGTAACTAGAATGGCTGAAACAGCTTATCAAGTACTTGTTGATTCAAGGCCCTTAAGCAGTGATGAAAAATCTCTGGGCGTAATTGCTGATGACGTTGTAAACTTAGGTCGACCAAGCAATAAAAGCACACAAAGTATATGTGCCCGAAGAATTGGGTTTAAAGATTTAACCTCAGGTAAAAAATTTAACTTTATTACCAATGACATGAAATTCAAAGCATCTACTGTGGCAAATATTTACAAACAGAGATGGCAGATTGAACTCCTATTCAAACGACTTAAACAAAATTATCCCCTTCAATACTTTTTAGGAGATAGTGAAAATGCAATAACCATACAAATTTGGTGCGCATTAATTACGGATTTGTTACTTAACATTATTAAAAGAGTTCTAAAAAGGAACTGGTCATATTCCAATCTCAGAGGAATGATAAGACTCCATTTAATGAATTATATAAACCTAATAGATTTTTTAAATAGTCCAGAAGATTCTCTTAATAATTACAAGGAAAAAATGTTAGAATTAGAACCTAATTTGTTCAGTTCTTCTTAA